A window of Vespa velutina chromosome 15, iVesVel2.1, whole genome shotgun sequence contains these coding sequences:
- the LOC124954243 gene encoding leukocyte receptor cluster member 1 homolog has protein sequence MNILPKKRWHVRTKENIARVRRDEAKAAEEERVKQERIQKAETEARINFLRQQARTKYDGRADTSNITAEISTGSSEHVNFFSDLEKGKIDYNKPNVDHEKEKKEEKEKYEKQIGYLTYLGQDTNEALGKKNWYEELPKRLTDKDKDIEVEIKKKVLHDPIQDMKKYLSIMGSVCSEKHVKTEITSVKRRHYDLDDSDNEMEKRSSGKKNKKHKKKYKKQKREENDTFDESSEKSKITTNIEKLRAERLLREQKEKLRAEVLVAKLRGDPLPISLSEEIPKPSVKQKYNSQFFPEIARQNAERTPRN, from the exons atgaatattttaccTAAAAAAAG atGGCAtgttcgaacgaaagaaaatatagctCGTGTAAGACGAGATGAAGCAAAAGCTGCAGAAGAAGAACGAGTTAAGCAAGAACGTATTCAAAAAGCA GAAACCGAAGCACGTATTAACTTTCTGAGGCAGCAAGCAAGAACTAAGTATGATGGGCGGGCTGATACATCTAACATTACAGCAGAAATATCTACTGGTTCTTCAGAacatgttaattttttttctgatcttGAGAAAggtaaaattgattataataaaccTAATGTAgatcatgaaaaagaaaagaaggaggaaaaagaaaaatatgagaaacaAATTGGTTATCTTACATATCTTGGACAAGATACGAATGAAGCATTAGGGAAAAAGAACTGGTATGAAGAATTACCTAAAAGATTaacagataaagataaagatattgaagtagaaataaaaaagaaggtttTACATGATCCTATACAAGATATGAAGAAATACTTAAGTATAATGGGCAGTGTTTGTTCAGAAAAACATGTGAAGACTGAAATAACAAGTGTTAAAAGACGGCATTATGACTTAGATGATTCTGATAATGAAATGGAGAAAAGGAGTtctggaaagaaaaataaaaaacataagaagaaatataaaaagcaaaagagagaagaaaatgatactTTTGATGAATCTTCGGAAAAATCTAAAATTACaacaaatatagaaaaattaagagCCGAAAGATTATTAAGAGAGCAGAAGGAGAAATTAAGAGCAGAAGTATTGGTTGCTAAGTTGAGGGGAGATCCTTTGCCTATTAGTCTATCTGAGGAAATACCTAAACCTTCTGTTAAACAAAAGTATAACTCACAGTTTTTCCCAGAAATTGCTAGACAAAATGCAGAAAGAACACCTCGTAactaa
- the LOC124954244 gene encoding spermatogenesis-associated protein 17, which yields MLYKAAIIIQSNWRGYYVRNNFDKILINKVHRMWEDYYNCMATRIQALWRGYWIRKTCVNFYERLRWLNNIYARNEEIIEIMQKFKQNEINYTRNVLERESLLWILFILFKLHHLLRTKIRPGVITRIDQNNFTLIEKMLKCLKYEFYKPKKLTFCEHHTLEKQFSSIFHGTSLARCEKEIRNFEYKLKIGNISIYRSHSYTEEEKKRRNTVQSLGHELIQKYNNKHTVSMKSIGINNKKCIK from the exons atgctTTATAAAGCAGCAATAATCATTCAGTCTAATTGGCGTGGGTATTacgtaagaaataattttgataaaattttaataaacaaagtaCACCGAATGTGggaagattattataattgcatGGCAACACGAATCCAAGCATTGTGGCGAGGTTATTGGATTAGAAAAACTTGTGTAAACTTCTATGAAAGATTGAGAtggttaaataatatatatgcaagGAATGAAGAGATTATAGAAATCATGCAAaa AttcaaacaaaatgaaattaattataccaGAAATGTCCTGGAACGAGAATCATTACTatggattttatttatactttttaag CTACATCATTTgttaagaacaaaaattagaCCAGGTGTAATCACACGAAttgatcaaaataattttactttaattgAGAAGatgttaaaatgtttaaaatatgaattttacaAACCAAAAAAATTAACCTTTTGTGAGCATCATACATTAGAAAAGcaattttcatcaattttccATGGTACCTCTCTTGCTAgatgtgaaaaagaaattagaaattttgagTACAAATTGAAGATTGGAAACATATCAATATACAGAA GTCATTCTTATActgaagaggaaaaaaagaggagaaatacAGTACAAAGTCTAGGTCATGAacttatacaaaaatataataataaacatactgTTTCAATGAAAAGCATAggtataaataacaaaaaatgtataaaataa
- the LOC124954241 gene encoding zinc finger protein 99-like, with protein sequence MNKNMNAENLSYLSYEINGTRFIVQTLSNSMDITKVEGTNDEQGTPNINDEMSFGKEEEPISLISVDGQIYAFQNGDFQELNLNHVDGQIELSDKAVLLSRDIENEETQFITNGAIIIENIDDDNQERYEIVTEQNDNNFVMQKNDVNANDFVEVVTAFKCKICTYTTQDRGELIEHFQKTHINPTIDIEEKEESVNVDEVKLVYMCGECSNCFPSLEDCKEHMINDHQLTNTAPEKAVREYMTNELRDPKLHMEQIKNNCKNNQLKQEVKDTKSLNSECILNKKAIELAETNVRCTYRGCPYKFATEEIMQQHVAFHTESQSVSAFKCSICRDLKFTKWRQCSLHLWKKHEIDVGLFTCKICKAYKSATMVKLLTHMKVHSETRDYECSECGKCFKQASQLRNHRVMHLDRKTLEVKRWYTSKKCDMCGKTYANSKCLKSHIQAVHSKLRPYVCNVCGHSSARKAMLQMHLRQHTGDKPFSCELCEYRTGDHNTLRRHIMQHTGFRPYKCPHCSYTAIQSSSYKNHLKSRHPLLSGLFTCDSCSFKTVKKESYIQHVHDHEKGLIKANIQKKDDENVEVFPGNIAAAQLIYSCLGAFSKVGDTLEANLMSSSTSADGTSQTITIQIPSKHLENSLSSRENIKSSSAIEQEDEETMHCFLKLPREEEENIDTGGITIPAEPEISTSATIDID encoded by the exons atgaataaaaatatgaatgctGAAAACTTATCATATTTAAGCTATGAGATAAATGGTACTCGATTTATTGTACAAACTCTATCTAATTCAATGGATATAACAAAGGTTGAAGGTACTAACGATGAACAAGGTACACCGAATATAAATGATGAAATGTCATTTGGCAAAGAGGAAGAACCAATATCTTTGATTTCTGTAGATGGCCAAATTTATGCATTTCAAAATGGAGACTTTCAAGAGCTTAATCTCAATCATGTTGATGGTCAGATTGAATTATCAGATAAAGCAGTCTTGTTATcaagagatatagaaaatgaagaaacacAGTTCATTACCAATGGAGCTATAATAATAGAGAATATCGATGATGACAATCAGGAACGTTATGAAATAGTTACCGAACAAAATGATAACAATTTTGTTATGCAGAAAAATGATGTAAATGCAAATGATTTTGTAGAAGTAGTAACAGCATTTAAGTGTAAGATATGTACTTACACAACACAAGATAGAGGAGAATTGATagaacattttcaaaaaaCGCACATTAATCCAACAATAGATATAGAG gaaaaagaagagtctGTAAATGTTGATGAAGTAAAACTAGTTTACATGTGTGGAGAGTGCTCTaattgttttccttctttagaAGATTGCAAAGAACACATGATAAAT gATCATCAACTAACTAATACAGCTCCTGAAAAAGCAGTTAGGGAATACATGACGAATGAACTGAGAGATCCTAAACTACATATGGaacagataaaaaataattgtaaaaataatcaattaaaacaaGAAGTAAAAGATACTAAATCTTTAAATTCCGAGTGCATACTTAACAAAAAAGCAATTGAATTGGCTGAAACAAATGTAAG atGTACATATCGTGGATGTCCATATAAGTTTGCTACAGAGGAGATAATGCAACAACATGTTGCTTTTCATACAGAATCTCAAAGTGTGTCAGCATTTAAATGTAGTATTTGTAGAGAtctaaaatttacaaaatggaGACAGTGTAGTTTGCATCTCTGGAAGAAACATGAGATTG ACGTAGGTCTTTTTACatgtaaaatatgtaaagCATACAAAAGTGCTACAATGGTGAAATTGTTAACTCATATGAAGGTTCATAGTGAAACTCGAGATTATGAATGTTCAGAGTGTGGTAAATGCTTTAAACAAGCAAGTCAACTACGTAATCACCGAGTAATGCATTTAGATCGAAAGACTTTAGAAGTAAAACGTTGGTATACATCAAAAAAATGTGATATGTGTGGAAAAACTTATGCAAATTCCAAATGTCTCAAAAGTCATATACAAGCAGTTCATTCAAAGCTGCGCCCTTATGTGTGCAATGTTTGTGGTCATTCTAGTGCTAGGAAAGCTATGCTGCAGATGCATTTGCGACAACACACAGGTGATAAACCTTTTAGTTGTGAACTCTGTGAATATAGAACTGGTGATCACAATACATTAAGACGTCACATTATGCAACACACAG gCTTTAGACCATACAAGTGTCCTCACTGTTCATATACAGCGATTCAAAGTAGcagttataaaaatcatttgaaatcaAGACATCCTCTACTATCCGGTTTATTCACATGTGATTCTTGTTCTTTTAAAacagttaaaaaagaaagttatataCAACACGTTCATGATCATGAAAAGGGTTTGATTAAAGcaaatattcaaaagaaag acGATGAAAATGTTGAAGTATTTCCTGGTAATATTGCAGCAGCCCAACTGATTTACAGTTGTTTAGGTGCCTTTTCGAAAGTTGGAGATACATTAGAAGCTAATTTAATGTCTTCTTCGACATCTGCTGATGGTACATCACAAACGATCACAATACAGATACCATCGAAACATCTTGAAAATTCATTGTCatcaagagaaaatattaaaagtagcTCTGCGATAGAgcaagaagatgaagaaacgaTGCACTGTTTTCTAAAACTaccaagagaagaagaggaaaatattGATACTGGTGGTATAACGATACCAGCAGAGCCTGAAATCTCTACTTCTGCAACAATtgatattgattaa
- the LOC124954246 gene encoding small nuclear ribonucleoprotein F yields MAATMPINPKPFLNGLTGKPVMVKLKWGHEYKGYLVSVDGYMNLQLANTEEHIDGNCTGNLGEVLIRCNNVMYIRGVEEEDEEGEMKD; encoded by the coding sequence ATGGCTGCAACAATGCCGATAAATCCAAAACCATTTTTAAATGGTTTAACTGGAAAGCCTGTAATGGTAAAACTAAAGTGGGGTCACGAATATAAAGGTTACCTTGTGTCAGTAGATGGTTATATGAATTTACAACTTGCAAATACAGAAGAACACATAGATGGAAATTGTACTGGTAATCTTGGAGAAGTACTGATACGATGTAACAATGTTATGTACATACGTggtgtagaagaagaagacgaagaaggagaaatgaaagattaa
- the LOC124954589 gene encoding DNA/RNA-binding protein KIN17, with protein sequence MGKHEVGTPKYIANKIKAKGLQKLRWYCQMCQKQCRDENGFKCHTMSESHHRQLLLFADNASRYMDQFSREFSEGYLNLLKRQFGTRRVPANRVYQEYISDRGHVHMNATMWLTLTEFVKWLGRTGKCVVDETEKGWYITYIDRDPETLAAQEKKVKKQKMDRDDQEQLMKFIEKQIEKGQQQMSIKEETEETIKEPLIRPDDTTPLVLDIKLKPKSKPVPVISSSTSKQSEISIECTSFTEETQKIQPFIKSELKKNGSNSNSEKHNRSEGGWLREKLIVKVITKSLGDKYYKAKGIVKSVENSGFVAKVKLTTPEEVEGHLIKLDQEYLETVIPAIGKEVLILWGKYKGEKGIVRKLHIEEYTIDVQLERKLVRTLPYEQVCKYID encoded by the exons ATGGGTAAACACGAAGTGGGAACACCAAAATATATTGCTAATAAAATCAAAGCTAAAGGTTTACAAAAATTACGATGGTATTGTCAAATGTGTCAAAAACAATGTCGAGATGAAAATGGATTTAAATGTCATACAATGTCCGAATCGCATCATCGACAATTGTTACTTTTTGCCGATAATGCAAGTCGTTACATGGATCAATTTTCACGTGAATTTTCTGaaggatatttaaatttattaaaaagacaaTTTGGTACCAGACGAGTTCCAGCAAATCGAGTTTATCAAGAATATATCTCAGATAGAGGTCATGTACATATGAATGCAACTATGTGGCTTACATTAACAGAATTTGTTAAATGGTTAGGTCGTACAGGCAAGTGTGTTGTCGATGAAACAGAGAAag gttggtatataacttatattgATAGAGATCCAGAAACATTAGCTgctcaagaaaagaaagtaaaaaaacagaaaatggATAGAGATGATCAAGaacaattaatgaaatttatagaaaaacaaatcgaAAAGGGTCAGCAACAAATGTCAATCAaggaagaaacagaagaaacaATTAAAGAACCATTAATACGTCCAGATGATACTACACCTTTggttttagatataaaattgaaaccAAAATCTAAACCAGTTCCTGTAATTAGTTCATCTACCTCAAAGCAAAGTGAGATTTCTATTGAGTGTACCTCTTTCACAGAAGAAACACAGAAGATCCAACCGTTTATTAAGTcggaattaaagaaaaatggtaGCAATTCGAATTCAGAGAAACACAATAGAAGCGAAGGAGGTTGGCTTAGGGAAAAATTGATAGTGAAAGTAATTACCAAAAGTCTGggtgataaatattataaagcaaAAGGTATTGTTAAGTCGGTGGAAAACTCTGGATTTGTTGCCAAAGTTAAACTTACTACACCGGAAGAAGTTGAAGGGcatttgataaaattagatCAAGAATATTTAGAAACAGTAATACCTGCTATTGGTAAAGAAGTTCTAATACTTTGGGGAAAGtacaaaggagaaaaaggaatagtGAGAAAGTTACACATAGAAGAATATACTATCGATGTTCAGTTAGAAAGAAAACTTGTTAGAACACTTCCGTATGAAcaagtatgtaaatatattgattgA
- the LOC124954245 gene encoding chromosome transmission fidelity protein 8 homolog has product MIIPIKRDQDVQEWAIVELKGELSFGTKDITNSHYIGDFHFTKSGTPMLIIGIHVMYGKEMALTKPIAVLKKKVVSSTNQSKEEDCKTEYTIQAIVNKKIVFKFRPKPIVNSIEV; this is encoded by the exons atgataatacctATTAAACG TGATCAAGATGTACAAGAGTGGGCTATAGTGGAATTAAAAGGTGAATTATCGTTTGGTACAAAAGATATTACAAATAGTCATTACATTGgtgattttcattttacaaaatCTGGAACACCAATGCTTATAATTGGTATTCATGTAATGTATGGGAAAGAGATGGCTCTTACAAAACCTATTgcagttttaaaaaaaaaagttgtctCTTCAACTAATCagtcaaaagaagaagattgtAAAACTGAATATACTATTCAAGCAattgtaaataagaaaattgtttttaaatttagaCCCAAGCCTATTGTAAATAGCATAGAAGTATAA
- the LOC124954502 gene encoding uncharacterized protein LOC124954502 yields the protein MCIAIANQINDTLLEIHESLDTWLNDTEAVILLRNICNFGFKHYSLREINGKRFICDHVPGSTLVTSSGDGLWEAHLRDNCHEYLNEIDPLELYQYWQQWCHDDHQNSNLITILCRNEAGKLRDCRSMDDMIKYEIPSKNYQANVKIKVEFGC from the exons ATGTGCATTGCTATAGCAAATCAA ATAAACGATACGTTATTAGAAATACATGAATCTTTGGATACTTGGTTAAATGATACAGAAGCTGTTATTCTtttgagaaatatttgtaattttggTTTTAAACA CTACAGTTTACGAGAAATTAATGGCAAAAGATTTATTTGCGATCATGTTCCTGGTTCTACATTAGTAACATCTTCGGGTGATGGTTTATGGGAGGCACA TTTGAGAGATAATTGTCATgaatatttgaatgaaatagACCCATTAGAATTATATCAGTATTGGCAGCAATGGTGTCACGATGATCATCAAAATTCTAATTTGATTACAATACTTTGCAG AAATGAAGCAGGAAAATTACGTGATTGCAGAAGTATGGATGATATGATCAAATATGAAATACCTTCGAAGAACTATCAAgcaaatgtaaaaattaaagtaGAATTCGGATGTTGA